In Rubrivirga marina, the following are encoded in one genomic region:
- a CDS encoding multidrug effflux MFS transporter, which produces MSDALRRQSLTLTAFLAGLSALASLSIDMGLPGIPALEAALPSAAGQGALTLSLFMVGFAISPLVAGPFSDRFGRRQSLLIGLVAFTGSALVCAAAPTFETLLAARLVQGAVAGLCVTQPLAIVRDLLDGPDARKQIAQVAVVLGLSPLAAPVLGGVVLAWGDWRTIYFVQAAISAALFVWTLVAFPESLPLRRRQRLDVRQVSRSYRAVFGNRTFLGYALVYAVGFGALFTYVAGSPDVFIGEFGLSEGAYSGAFALTAFGLVLGSFLNSRLTTTPGRRVLQVGLAVGLACSVVALGLAATGHLSAGLLVGLVFALMIAFGAISPTANHEAIQPLPHVAGAASGSIRSVQMVMGASASAAFTVLAGGLFPDPVLAMTVQMTVLMLATVGVYALLVRGTPEADGATT; this is translated from the coding sequence ATGTCCGACGCCCTCCGCCGCCAGTCGCTCACGCTCACCGCGTTCCTGGCCGGCCTCTCCGCCCTCGCCTCGCTCTCCATCGACATGGGGCTGCCGGGGATCCCGGCGCTCGAAGCCGCGCTGCCGTCCGCCGCCGGGCAGGGCGCGCTGACGCTCAGCCTGTTCATGGTCGGGTTCGCGATCTCGCCGCTCGTGGCCGGGCCCTTCTCCGACCGCTTCGGGCGCCGGCAGTCGCTGCTCATCGGCCTCGTCGCGTTCACCGGGTCGGCCCTCGTCTGCGCCGCCGCGCCGACGTTCGAGACGCTCCTCGCGGCGCGGCTCGTGCAGGGCGCCGTGGCCGGGCTGTGCGTCACGCAGCCGCTCGCGATCGTCCGCGACCTGCTCGACGGACCGGACGCCCGGAAGCAGATCGCGCAGGTCGCCGTCGTCCTCGGCCTTTCCCCGCTGGCGGCCCCCGTGCTCGGCGGGGTCGTCCTCGCCTGGGGCGACTGGCGGACCATCTACTTCGTGCAGGCCGCCATCAGCGCGGCGCTGTTCGTGTGGACGCTCGTCGCCTTCCCGGAGTCGCTCCCGCTGCGCCGCCGCCAGCGGCTCGATGTCCGGCAGGTGTCTCGGAGCTACCGCGCCGTGTTCGGCAACCGGACGTTCCTGGGCTACGCGCTCGTCTACGCCGTCGGGTTCGGGGCCCTCTTCACCTACGTCGCCGGCTCGCCCGACGTGTTCATCGGCGAGTTCGGGCTGAGCGAGGGCGCCTACTCCGGCGCGTTCGCGCTGACGGCGTTCGGGCTCGTCCTCGGCTCGTTCCTCAACTCGCGGCTGACGACGACCCCGGGGCGACGCGTGCTCCAGGTCGGGCTGGCGGTCGGCCTCGCGTGCTCCGTGGTCGCGCTCGGGTTGGCCGCCACCGGCCACCTCTCGGCGGGCCTCCTCGTCGGGCTCGTGTTCGCCCTCATGATCGCGTTCGGGGCGATCTCGCCGACGGCCAACCACGAGGCCATCCAGCCGCTCCCGCACGTGGCCGGGGCCGCCTCGGGCTCCATCCGGAGCGTGCAGATGGTCATGGGCGCGAGCGCCAGCGCCGCGTTCACCGTGCTCGCTGGCGGCCTGTTTCCGGACCCTGTACTCGCGATGACCGTCCAGATGACGGTCCTTATGCTGGCGACGGTTGGCGTCTACGCCCTCCTCGTCCGCGGCACGCCCGAGGCGGACGGGGCTACGACGTGA